The genomic DNA cttaaactagaaagtttacaacactcccccttgagtgtgtacaTACTCGAGTAGATTCAGCATTATGCAgaggttgaggaagtcgactcgtcggcactgattctgggaacatgttattctcaataaggtaggaacttgcataaggaagtaagtctcactaaaagtcatatggctatggtaaaaacccatagtctaaggaaaaatgtgtgagtaatgcaaagtcaaatgaaacgtctacaggaagtcatcagggatatgatcaactcaaggtgggtgcctagttaaaacctagttaggtagcaaaaatccagtgggaaaaatgctcctaattgtagggaaaaaaagtacattaagatccagtaagtatacttcaggatactcccccccTAAGTTTGACTTAATTCCAAAAATAACcaacaatgttacaactcagaaagtttacgcataccaaatccttgaacaagcttctgaaatgtcgccttcagtagtgatttggtgaagaggtcggctagattgtcttgtgaatggatttgAGTGACTTTAATCTTTTGATGCTTTTATTGttaatgtgaaaagaaaaacttcgGCGTAATGTGCTTGGTGCTGTTTCCTTTGATGTAACTTATCTTGAGCTCTTCGATGCATGTTGCGTTATCTTCATAGATTGTCGTCGGGACATCAATGACGGGGTAAAGATCACatgagcttcgaatatggcccacaactgctATTAACCAAAAGCAATTccaagttgcttcatgtaaggtgagaatttcagcatggttagaggAAATGGCAACTAAGGAATGTTTAGTTAACCTCCAAGATACTGCAATTCCTccaacagtaaagacataacccatttGAGAATGCGCCTCGTACGAATCAGATGAGTATCCTGCAtcagcataaccaacaaggcgagaatcgactCAAGATAAGGGGGTGCGGCATCACTTGAGGATccgtagggatagaacaagcccatatccttagtacccttaaggtagcgCAAAATGTCTTTAA from Pyrus communis chromosome 17, drPyrComm1.1, whole genome shotgun sequence includes the following:
- the LOC137721933 gene encoding secreted RxLR effector protein 161-like, giving the protein MKPLSTCMVVQSLDVKRDPCRPKEDDEEILEPKVPYLSAIGASLYLGQCTRPDISFTVNLLARYSNAPTHRHWTGIKDILRYLKGYSSDSYEAHSQMGYVFTVGGIAVSWRLTKHSLVAISSNHAEILTLHEATWNCFWLIAVVGHIRSSCDLYPVIDVPTTIYEDNATCIEELKISYIKGNSTKHITPKFFFSH